In Malania oleifera isolate guangnan ecotype guangnan chromosome 8, ASM2987363v1, whole genome shotgun sequence, a single window of DNA contains:
- the LOC131161512 gene encoding FHA domain-containing protein PS1 gives MADKKSSDIGENKIPVFTVLKNNAILKNIFVINQPPPSIFGLKSIHPEENVEPQVQECDEILLVGRHPDCNIVLEHPSISRFHLRIHSKPSLQKLSVIDLSSVHGTWVSDKKIEAGVLVDLSEGDTMRLGSSSRVYKLHWLPVSRAYDLENPFVPDHFIDNEEAQEEEIFQDGNSFSVESKQIEAPSIIPQAVESEFSDENSESFVKKSTPSAPTKPQNMSVFLFEELENQCPLGKEHGRKDITSFSSTPSAPPMPQNMNSFSFEELENKSPSEKDHESKEISSFWLPPSVAEPAGTPFPETENQFFDEENHRPPSSFAQEVPSETEDPKSSTRLSEQEPDPLENLGTSLSDGVQKKESQSPLKKDHEQNEKSAHHSVQQIAESLNSTLSGRTAQFDKKNQIPDFLCAKEASSERENLESPPIRSGPKTTLPSIWLRRGKPTSVLELETSRRTGKYTAVGANAAVELLKQEDTENKSVSKALFHSLDGEEENLTPGEDDFTPNTLIMRSMKKMGKLEETKHSKSLKSPPLQVAVTPNIHLEEEMFASSNKENQTPQVLQERKSGRSISRNQGKLETEVMALKRAERVPFQSLFVNSTSKSKSEASGLRAATRSSNSVNRTKTTERISNPSCNNSVGEGKRIWNMVVDSTCLLSKESRKSLQLLQGLRGTQLIIPRIVIRELDCLKRRGSLFRRTTEVSSALKWVEECMVETNWWIHVQSSVEEGRLIAPTPPASPRSRFSDGSGGFPVGTTTSMPFSTFGSLMEIVSPTAEDHILEYALLFRRIKNVGRLVLLSNDVTLKIKAMAEGLICETPEEFRESLVNPFSERFLWADSSPRGQTWSCLDDAVLREKYNNRCSLKRPLKGAEAAKGLKLILRHNSHYGQISSVS, from the exons ATGGCTGACAAGAAATCATCAGATATTGGAGAGAACAAAATCCCCGTGTTTACGGTCCTGAAGAACAACGCCATTCTCAAGAACATCTTCGTTATCAACCAACCTCCTCCGTCGATCTTTGGTCTCAAATCGATCCACCCAGAAGAAAATGTAGAACCTCAAGTTCAAGAATGCGATGAAATCTTGCTCGTCGGACGGCACCCAGATTGCAACATTGTACTGGAGCATCCCAGCATAAGCAGATTCCATCTCCGTATCCATTCAAAACCCTCCTTACAGAAGCTCTCTGTGATCGATTTATCCTCAG TTCATGGGACATGGGTTTCAGACAAGAAGATTGAAGCAGGTGTTCTGGTGGATCTGAGCGAAGGAGATACAATGCGTTTGGGCAGTTCAAGTAGGGTCTACAAGCTGCACTGGCTGCCTGTGAGCCGTGCTTATGATCTCGAGAACCCGTTTGTTCCGGATCATTTTATCGATAATGAAGAAGCCCAAGAGGAGGAAATATTTCAG GATGGAAATTCATTTTCTGTTGAAAGTAAACAAATTGAGGCACCCAGTATAATCCCACAAGCCGTTGAATCAGAATTTTCTGATGAGAATTCAGAATCTTTTGTGAAGAAATCAACGCCATCAGCACCAACAAAGCCACAAAACATGAGTGTCTTTTTATTTGAGGAATTGGAAAACCAGTGCCCACTAGGAAAAGAGCATGGAAGGAAGGACATCACAAGCTTCAGCTCAACACCCTCTGCACCCCCAATGCCACAAAACATGAATTCCTTTTCATTTGAAGAATTGGAAAACAAGAGCCCATCAGAAAAAGACCATGAAAGCAAGGAAATCTCAAGCTTCTGGTTACCCCCCTCGGTGGCAGAACCTGCTGGAACACCCTTCCCCGAGactgaaaatcaattttttgacGAAGAAAACCATCGCCCTCCATCATCTTTTGCCCAAGAAGTACCATCCGAAACAGAAGATCCAAAGAGCTCCACAAGGCTATCAGAGCAAGAGCCCGACCCGCTTGAAAATTTGGGGACTTCACTATCTGATGGAGTGCAAAAGAAAGAAAGCCAGAGCCCGCTGAAGAAAGACCATGAACAGAATGAAAAATCAGCTCACCATTCTGTACAGCAGATTGCAGAATCTTTAAATTCAACTTTGTCTGGTAGGACTGCTCAATTTGACAAGAAAAACCAAATCCCCGATTTTCTGTGTGCCAAAGAGGCATCGTCTGAAAGAGAGAATTTAGAGAGCCCTCCAATAAGATCAGGGCCAAAAACCACCCTGCCAAGCATTTGGTTGAGGAGAGGTAAACCAACTAGCGTTCTTGAGCTTGAAACCAGTAGGCGTACAGGAAAATATACAGCAGTTGGTGCTAACGCAGCAGTAGAACTGCTGAAGCAGGAGGACACAGAAAATAAATCAGTCTCGAAGGCTCTTTTCCACAGTTTGGATGGGGAAGAGGAAAACTTGACTCCAGGCGAGGATGATTTTACCCCAAATACGCTAATAATGAGGTCCATGAAGAAAATGGGTAAGTTGGAAGAAACTAAGCATTCAAAGTCGTTAAAGTCACCCCCCTTACAGGTTGCTGTTACCCCAAATATCCATCTTGAAGAAGAGATGTTTGCCTCTTCAAACAAAGAAAATCAGACTCCACAAGTACTCCAGGAACGAAAATCAGGAAGGTCCATCTCTAGGAATCAAGGAAAATTGGAAACTGAGGTGATGGCATTGAAGAGAGCAGAGAGGGTGCCATTCCAGTCACTATTTGTGAATTCTACTTCCAAAAGCAAGTCAGAAGCTTCTGGCCTTCGTGCTGCTACAAGAAGCAGCAATTCTGTTAACCGCACAAAAACGACTGAGAGGATTAGTAACCCCTCTTGC AACAATTCTGTTGGAGAGGGAAAGAGGATCTGGAACATGGTGGTGGACTCTACTTGTCTTTTGAGCAAAGAATCAAGGAAATCACTGCAGCTTTTGCAGGGTCTCAGGGGCACTCAACTAATCATTCCAAGAATAG TCATAAGGGAACTGGACTGCCTGAAGCGACGAGGTAGTCTGTTCAGAAGAACAACAGAGGTATCTTCAGCATTAAAATGGGTTGAAGAATGTATGGTGGAAACGAACTGGTGGATTCATGTGCAGAGCTCAGTGGAGGAGGGAAGGCTTATTGCACCAACTCCTCCAGCATCCCCTCGGTCCCGATTCAGTGATGGAAGTGGGGGTTTTCCTGTAGGGACAACAACCTCGATGCCATTTTCAACCTTCGGGAGTTTGATGGAAATAGTATCGCCGACGGCTGAAGATCATATCCTTGAATATGCTCTTCTGTTCAGGAGAATCAAGAATGTTGGACGTCTTGTCCTTCTTTCAAATGATGTCACTCTGAAGATCAAAGCCATGGCAGAA gGATTGATATGTGAGACACCAGAAGAATTCCGTGAGAGTCTAGTGAACCCTTTCTCTGAGAGGTTCTTGTGGGCTGACAGCTCTCCCCGAGGGCAGACTTGGTCTTGCTTAGATGATGCTGTTCTGAGGGAGAAATACAACAACCGCTGTTCCTTAAAAAGACCATTGAAGGGGGCAGAAGCTGCCAAGGGATTGAAGCTCATTCTGCGTCATAATTCTCATTATGGGCAGATCAGTTCAGTCAGCTAA